From one Electrophorus electricus isolate fEleEle1 chromosome 20, fEleEle1.pri, whole genome shotgun sequence genomic stretch:
- the rpl22 gene encoding 60S ribosomal protein L22 isoform X2 has protein sequence MAPFKPVVKGGKKKKQLLKFTLDCTHPVEDGIMDAANFEQFLQERIKVNGKAGNLGGGAVSIERSKSKISVTSEVPFSKRYLKYLTKKYLKKNNLRDWLRVVANTKESYELRYFQINQDEEEEEDED, from the exons ATGGCACCGTTT AAGCCAGTAGTGAAGGGTGgtaagaagaagaagcagcttCTGAAGTTCACCCTGGACTGCACCCACCCCGTGGAAGATGGCATCATGGATGCTGCCAACTTT GAGCAGTTCCTGCAGGAACGCATCAAGGTGAATGGAAAAGCTGGGAATCTGGGTGGTGGTGCGGTCTCCATCGAAAGAAGCAAGAGTAAAATCTCAGTGACCTCAGAGGTCCCCTTCTCCAAGAG GTACCTGAAGTATCTTACCAAAAAGTACCTGAAGAAGAACAACCTGCGAGACTGGCTGCGTGTGGTGGCCAACACCAAGGAGAGCTACGAGCTGCGCTACTTCCAGATCAAccaggacgaggaggaggaagaggacgaagATTAA
- the rpl22 gene encoding 60S ribosomal protein L22 isoform X1: protein MAPFKKPVVKGGKKKKQLLKFTLDCTHPVEDGIMDAANFEQFLQERIKVNGKAGNLGGGAVSIERSKSKISVTSEVPFSKRYLKYLTKKYLKKNNLRDWLRVVANTKESYELRYFQINQDEEEEEDED from the exons ATGGCACCGTTT AAGAAGCCAGTAGTGAAGGGTGgtaagaagaagaagcagcttCTGAAGTTCACCCTGGACTGCACCCACCCCGTGGAAGATGGCATCATGGATGCTGCCAACTTT GAGCAGTTCCTGCAGGAACGCATCAAGGTGAATGGAAAAGCTGGGAATCTGGGTGGTGGTGCGGTCTCCATCGAAAGAAGCAAGAGTAAAATCTCAGTGACCTCAGAGGTCCCCTTCTCCAAGAG GTACCTGAAGTATCTTACCAAAAAGTACCTGAAGAAGAACAACCTGCGAGACTGGCTGCGTGTGGTGGCCAACACCAAGGAGAGCTACGAGCTGCGCTACTTCCAGATCAAccaggacgaggaggaggaagaggacgaagATTAA